The DNA region TAATCTCCAAGACGTTGGGCGTCTACAAATTGGGGAAACCGTTGGCGAGTGTTTGCGCGCCGATTTGGCCAGTGAAATGAACGCTCACCCTTTATACAAAGAGGCGATTGGCTATTGTGAGTCCGTTGGGGACTACGTGACTCGCGAGCTCTTCGTGCACATTCAAGAGAGCGAAGAAGAGCACATTGATTGGCTAGAGACTCAGATTGAATTGCTGGACAAGCTGGGTGAACAGAATTACCTGCAGTCCGCCATCAGTGGTTTGAGCGAAGACTAAACCGCGCCTTGGCACCAGAATTGGGCCGGCCTGAGAGCCGGCCTTTTTTGTGCATGGCTGGTTTAGCCGCCCCAATAGGGTTT from Oceanococcus sp. HetDA_MAG_MS8 includes:
- the bfr gene encoding bacterioferritin, whose amino-acid sequence is MKGDAKVLEYLNAGLKNELTAINQYFLHARMFKNWGLSALAKKEYEESIDEMKHADALVERILMLEGLPNLQDVGRLQIGETVGECLRADLASEMNAHPLYKEAIGYCESVGDYVTRELFVHIQESEEEHIDWLETQIELLDKLGEQNYLQSAISGLSED